AACTCCAGCAGATGTTCTTCGCGTGGCAAATAAATATTTGGTTGATGACCAAAGCACAACAGGATATTTTATTCCGAAACAAGCTGGTGCTCAAAATAAGGATACGACAAAAGCCAGTAATTATATGCCAGAAAATGGTCCGTTTTATTACAGACATTCAGAAGAAGGGCATATTCACGAAGAAGCTTCATCTGTTCCAACTTCAACAAAAAACAAAACAGAAGAATTAATTTCTGCAGAAACTTTAATCGAAAAATCATCTTCGGCTTTTAAAAGAGAAAAAGTATCTGGAATTGATGTGGTTTCGGTAAAAACATCGGCAAAAGATTTTGTTACGGTTGCGGCTAGCATTTCGTTAGGGAATTATGCCAGTGAAACTAAAAATGATGTAATTCCAGCATTAACAGCATCAATGTTATCCAAAGGAACAACGTTGAATGACAAGTTTAAATTTTCTGAAAAACTGCAAAAATTAGGAGTTTCATTAAATGTAAATGCTTCAACTTTCAAAATTAATATCGGATTTAAATGTTTGAAAAAAGACTTAGATCAGGTAATTGCTTTATTGGCAGAAGAATTAAGAAATCCGCTGTTTGATGCTAAAGAATTTGAAAATTTAAAACAGCAATTTATTGGAAATACGCAGCAGGATTTGAATGATCCAAGCGAAAGAGGAAGTATTGCTTTATCTCAGGCGATTTATCCAAAAGGAAATCCAAATTATAGTTTGAGCGTAGAAGACAATATTTCGAATATCAAAAATGCAACTTTGGATGAAGTGAAAGCTTTCCACAAAAAGTATTTTGGAACGGCGTCTATGCGTTTGGTAATTGTGGGTGACACTGATGGAGCCAATCTAAATGCCTCTCTAAAAAAATCATTCAAAAATTGGAATGGCGGCGTTACTGAAAAATTAAAATTTGAAGAAGCTGCAAAATCTCCATCAAAAACAGAAGTAGTTACAATTCCTGAAAAACCAAGTGCAGAATTATTCATCGGACAATTTACAGGTTTAAAAAGAGCCGATGCCGATTACATTCCGTTTTTTATTGGGAATTATACTTTAGGAGCTGGTTTTGCAGGACGTTTAATGCAGACTGTTCGTGATAATGATGGTTTAACCTATAACATTTCTTCTGGTTTAGGCGGAAATATCGAAACAGGAGGTTACTGGTTTGTAAACGCTTCTTTCAACCCAAATTTGTTTCAGAAAGGTCTTGATGCGACAATGGTTCAGGTTGATAAATGGGTAAAAAACGGAATCACAGCAGAAGAATTAGAAAACAAGAAGACAAATTTAATTGGAAGTTTTAAAGTAGGAATGTCAACCACAAGCGGTATGGCGAGAACAATTTTAAGTTTTATTGAAAGAGGTTTAGAACCAAATTACATCGATCAGTATCCAAAAGATATTGATAAAGCAACTTTACAGCAGGTAAACGATGCGATTAAAAAATATGTTCAATTAGATAAAATGATCATCATTAAATCGGGCTCTTTGGATAAAGAAGGGAATCCGTTGAAGTAGTTTTTTTTCTCAGTGCTCCGTATTCAGTCTCAGTTTACAGTCTAGATAATTCAAACTTTGTAAAAGTTTAAAACTTTGGCAAAGTTATATACTGCGACAAAATCTAAAATCTAAAATTTTAATAGTTCGTCTTTCATTATTTCATTTTAGAATCTGAATTAGTAAGCCATTTTCTGTGAAAGACCAAAAGAGCTGTTTGCCAACAGCTCTTTTTTTTCAAAAATCTAATCAAAAAACAATGAGAAATACTATAATTACATTCCTGTTATTGCTCTCGGTTTCCATGTTCGGACAAATGTACAATCCGGTAAAATGGGCCACAACTGTAGAAAAAATTTCAGATAAAGAGTTTATTTTAAAAGCACAGGCGAAAATACAATCAGGCTGGCATTTATATGGACAATATATCGAAGAAGGCGGACCTTCGCCAACGGCTTTTACCTTTAAAAATCAGTCGAAAAAATTTGAGTTAATCGGCAAAACAACTGAGGATAAAGGACATGAAACAGTCGATAAGATCTTCGATATGAAAATTAAATATTTTGAAGATAAAGCACTTTTTACTCAAAAAATTAAATTCATTTCAGATGATATTTCGAACATTGCTGCCGAAGTCGATTTTATGGTTTGTGACGATAGCAATTGTTTGCCGCCATCTACAGAAGAATTAACTTTTAAAATTCCGAATGAAAAGAAATTGGCTTCGGCCGAAGAAACTCCAAACGTAAAAAAAGATTCTGTAAGTGTAGAAGAAAAAGCTGTTTCTCAGACTGAAGAAAAAAAATCAAAAGAAGAAATTGCCAGTTCAACAAAGAAAACAGAATCGAGAGGATTGCTGACTATTTTTATTTTAGCTTTTTTATCAGGTTTTGCAGCTTTGTTAACGCCTTGTGTTTTTCCGATGATTCCAATGACGGTAAGTTTTTTTACAAAACAAAGTAAAAGCAAAGCGGCAGGAATTAGAAATGCAATAATTTACGGAATTTCAATCGTAATTATCTACGTTTTATTGGGTTCCATCGTGACCGCAGTTTTTGGTGCCGATTCGCTAAATGCGCTTTCAACAAATGTTTGGTTCAACTTGATTTTCTTTATTTTATTGGTTGTTTTTGCTTGTTCATTTCTAGGCGCTTTCGAAATTGTATTGCCAAGTTCATTAGCCAATAAAGTCGATTCGCAAGCCGATAGAGGAGGACTGATTGGGATTTTCTTCATGGCATTAGCTTTAGCCATTGTATCTTTCTCGTGTACAGGACCAATTGTAGGAACTTTATTGGTTGAAGCGGCTTCAAAAGGCGGAATTGCCCCAATTGTTGGAATGTTAGGATTTTCTATTGCGATTGCATTGCCGTTTTCATTATTTGCAGCTTTTCCAGGCTGGTTAAATGCATTGCCAAAATCGGGCGGATGGTTGAATACCGTAAAAGTAGTTTTAGGGTTTTTGGAACTGGCTCTGGCTTTTAAATTTTTATCAAATGCCGATTTAGTTTTGCAATTGCATTGGTTAGAAAGAGAAGTTTTCCTTGCGATTTGGATCGCTGTTTTCGGGATGCTCGCTTTTTATTTGTTCGGAAAAATTACGCTTCCGCATGATTCTCCTTTAAATCATATTTCTGTCGGAAGATTAGGTTTCGGATTGATCTTTTTAAGTTTCACGATTTATCTGATTCCTGGACTTTGGGGAGCTCCGTTAAAATTAATCAGCGGATTTCCGCCTCCAATGCAATACAGCGAATCTCCAAACGGACTTGGAGTTTCGGGTAATGCTGAGTTAAAAATTACAGGTTCGTTACCAGAAGGCGCAAAACACGGTCCGCAAAATATTATCACTTTCCATGATTACGACAAAGGAATGGAATATGCGAAAAAAGTGGGAAAACCAGTTTTATTAGATTTCACAGGATATGCCTGTGTAAACTGCCGAAAAATGGAAGAATTGGTTTGGTCAGATCCAAAAGTTTTAGGTGTTTTAAACAACGATGTAGTTTTGATTTCGCTCTATGTAGACGATAAAAAAGAACTTCCAGAAAGTGAGCAATATGTTTCTGAAACAACAGGAAAAAAAATCAAAACCATTGGAAACAAATGGAGCGATTTACAGATTAAAACTTACAAGGCAAATGCTCAGCCGTTTTATGTAATTGTTGATCATAATAGCGTTAATTTGGTAGAACCGTCGGCTTATAATCCGAATATTGA
The Flavobacterium humidisoli DNA segment above includes these coding regions:
- a CDS encoding M16 family metallopeptidase, coding for MKKYIFLGYCSLAFCALMSAQGKSVNFKKIKELGGIEEYLYQPNGMNVLLLQDNASPVATVQIVYRVGSKHEVLGNTGSTHLLEHLMFKGTPTFNKKNGNTITDVLQNTGAQLNATTWYDRTNYFETLPSDKIELALQIEADRMRNSLLLKEDKEAEMTVVRNEFERGENNPNSLLDKEIWAAAYIAHPYHHSTIGWKSDIENAPIEVLRNFYNTYYWPDNATLTIIGDFKKENVFELIEKYFGKITKAPNAMPQPYTQEPQQYGARKIIVRKPGELGVVNKAYKIPGALHEDLPALNILAQIIGVGPSAILNKTFVDTRLGIYSYASATNFKEVGLFTIGVGFPTTSKHEDIDAKINEVVAKIQQEGVTQDEVNRVVAKISAQTILARDGSGVIASALNEAIASGDWTDYITGVDRLKKVTPADVLRVANKYLVDDQSTTGYFIPKQAGAQNKDTTKASNYMPENGPFYYRHSEEGHIHEEASSVPTSTKNKTEELISAETLIEKSSSAFKREKVSGIDVVSVKTSAKDFVTVAASISLGNYASETKNDVIPALTASMLSKGTTLNDKFKFSEKLQKLGVSLNVNASTFKINIGFKCLKKDLDQVIALLAEELRNPLFDAKEFENLKQQFIGNTQQDLNDPSERGSIALSQAIYPKGNPNYSLSVEDNISNIKNATLDEVKAFHKKYFGTASMRLVIVGDTDGANLNASLKKSFKNWNGGVTEKLKFEEAAKSPSKTEVVTIPEKPSAELFIGQFTGLKRADADYIPFFIGNYTLGAGFAGRLMQTVRDNDGLTYNISSGLGGNIETGGYWFVNASFNPNLFQKGLDATMVQVDKWVKNGITAEELENKKTNLIGSFKVGMSTTSGMARTILSFIERGLEPNYIDQYPKDIDKATLQQVNDAIKKYVQLDKMIIIKSGSLDKEGNPLK
- a CDS encoding protein-disulfide reductase DsbD family protein → MRNTIITFLLLLSVSMFGQMYNPVKWATTVEKISDKEFILKAQAKIQSGWHLYGQYIEEGGPSPTAFTFKNQSKKFELIGKTTEDKGHETVDKIFDMKIKYFEDKALFTQKIKFISDDISNIAAEVDFMVCDDSNCLPPSTEELTFKIPNEKKLASAEETPNVKKDSVSVEEKAVSQTEEKKSKEEIASSTKKTESRGLLTIFILAFLSGFAALLTPCVFPMIPMTVSFFTKQSKSKAAGIRNAIIYGISIVIIYVLLGSIVTAVFGADSLNALSTNVWFNLIFFILLVVFACSFLGAFEIVLPSSLANKVDSQADRGGLIGIFFMALALAIVSFSCTGPIVGTLLVEAASKGGIAPIVGMLGFSIAIALPFSLFAAFPGWLNALPKSGGWLNTVKVVLGFLELALAFKFLSNADLVLQLHWLEREVFLAIWIAVFGMLAFYLFGKITLPHDSPLNHISVGRLGFGLIFLSFTIYLIPGLWGAPLKLISGFPPPMQYSESPNGLGVSGNAELKITGSLPEGAKHGPQNIITFHDYDKGMEYAKKVGKPVLLDFTGYACVNCRKMEELVWSDPKVLGVLNNDVVLISLYVDDKKELPESEQYVSETTGKKIKTIGNKWSDLQIKTYKANAQPFYVIVDHNSVNLVEPSAYNPNIEEYYGWLQSGVGKFKK